From one Camelus dromedarius isolate mCamDro1 chromosome 32, mCamDro1.pat, whole genome shotgun sequence genomic stretch:
- the TTR gene encoding transthyretin codes for MASHRLFLLCLAGLVFVSEAGPAGPSKCPLMVKVLDAVQGSPAANVGVKVFKKAADETWEPFASGKTSEFGELHGLTTDDKFVEGVYRVELDTKSYWKALGISPFHEYAEVVFAANDSGPRHYTIAALLSPYSYSTTALVSGPKE; via the exons ATGGCTTCCCACCGGCTGTTCCTCCTTTGCCTGGCTGGACTGGTATTTGTGTCTGAGGCGGGCCCTGCG GGTCCATCCAAGTGTCCTCTGATGGTCAAAGTCCTGGATGCCGTCCAAGGCAGTCCTGCTGCGAACGTGGGCGTGAAAGTGTTCAAAAAGGCTGCTGACGAGACCTGGGAGCCCTTTGCTTCTGG GAAAACCAGTGAATTTGGAGAGCTCCATGGACTCACAACAGATGACAAATTTGTAGAAGGGGTATACAGAGTGGAATTAGACACCAAGTCTTACTGGAAGGCACTTGGCATCTCCCCGTTCCACGAATATGCAGAG GTGGTGTTCGCGGCCAACGACTCGGGGCCCCGGCACTACACCATCGCCGCGCTGCTCAGCCCCTACTCCTACTCCACCACCGCCCTGGTCAGCGGCCCCAAGGAGTGA